A genome region from Scomber japonicus isolate fScoJap1 chromosome 15, fScoJap1.pri, whole genome shotgun sequence includes the following:
- the LOC128373940 gene encoding glutathione S-transferase A-like, with protein sequence MAKSMSLLLGDGSPPCQQVMIALEEKKLQGYKHKVLSFEKGEHTFQEVLEINPRGHLPAFKHGDNIVNESSAACLYLEPGVDFDQLQENLCQMERRCKASWDHLKVIAKHEMKPQLKQKMSDFLKDCICWLLVGRYPKLARYYSLLKDRPSIKSAGRHTHCPAHRIMMS encoded by the exons ATGGCCAAATCTATGAGTCTCCTGTTGGGGGATGGATCCCCTCCCTGCCAGCAAGTTATGATCGCTCTGGAGGAAAAGAAGCTGCAGGGTTACAAACACAAGGTGCTGTCCTTTGAGAAAGGAGAGCACACATTTCAGGAAGTCTTGGAAATCAACCCAAGAGGACAT CTCCCTGCCTTCAAACATGGAGACAACATAGTGAATGAGTCCAGTGCTGCATGTTTATACCTGGAGCCTGGA GTGGATTTCGACCAGCTGCAGGAGAACCTGTGTCAGATGGAGCGGCGTTGCAAAGCTTCATGGGATCATCTAAAGGTGATCGCCAAGCATGAGATGAAGCCCCAGCTGAAACAGAAGATGTCTGACTTCCTCAAAGACTGCATCT GCTGGCTATTGGTTGGACGCTACCCCAAACTGGCCAGATACTACAGCCTGTTGAAGGACAGACCCAGCATCAAGTCAGCTGGCCGCCACACTCACTGCCCGGCCCACAGAATTATGATGTCCTGA